The Lathyrus oleraceus cultivar Zhongwan6 chromosome 5, CAAS_Psat_ZW6_1.0, whole genome shotgun sequence genome includes the window tcctaaaaacacaaacaaactcattgatttttcttctcctaagaacacgttaactccttctactacaagcgagtaagtctccaaaggtcgagcatccggtagattgcgtagtaacgtcgttcatctaagACCCAAAACAAACAATTAGGTTggccgaactacgacttgcttTGATTCTCagtccagatgagatacgtaggcataagacacgatgtcttagcgagcacactcctctttaacccctaggcagccgagctacgaagactctgattctcatattcatatgagatacgtatgcagtggatgcgacatccgtgcgaaTCACTTTCTTTTGACCCCgcttttagtaaatagtacattagataaacccacaccctttagacaagaacaacaagagtggatcccgtagagtactacggatgcatagggatgctaataccttcccttcgcataatcggctcccgaacccaagatttggttgcgagaccttgtcttttcctttcttttttctaggtttacttcgagcgtttcctttccctcctttgggataaataacgcacggtggcgactcttctgtcatttctttttttgccggttgtttttcgcattCTTTTTTCAGGCTGCGACAAATGTAAACCAAGAAACTGTGATAGATTTTGTCCAGAGTTACATCATTTGCAGATTTTCCATCCCAGAAACTATTACAACCGACCAGGGGTCGATTTTCACTAGTCGAAAAGTGCAAGAATTTGCAAAAGTAATGGGAATTAAGTTACTGACATCTACCCCCTATTACGCACAGGAAAATGGCTAAGTCGAAGCTGCTAATAAGGTAATCAttagcctaataaagaaacacatAGGACAGAAACCGAGGAATTGGCACAAGACGTTAGACCAAGCcttgtgggcatgtcgaacgtcaCCAATAGAAGCAACTGGAACAACCCCATTTCGACTGACTTATGGGCATGACGCAGTATTGCCTGTAGAAATTCAGGTCCAGGCGGTCAGGACCCAAAGGCAGTgtgaaataccttctgaagattacTGGAGCATGATGACAGACGAATTAGTCGACGTAGACGAAGAAAGAATGCTAGCAATAGACTCTCTGCAAAGGCAAAAAGAGAAAGTCGCCCGAGCCTACAACAAAAGGGTGAAAGGGAAAGTGTTTGTTGTCGACGATTTGGTTTGGAGTGTGATCTTGCCTATGGACAGAAATGATAAAATGTTGGGTAAGtggtccccaaattgggaagGACCGTTTAAGGTTGTGCAGGCTTTTTCTAATAATGCCTAcgaggtcgaagagttggcaccagaCAGGCGAATTTTAAGAGTGAATGGAAAATACTTGAAAAaatataggcctctccttcaagaggtcagaATTTTAGCAGATTAAAATAAAATGTCGAAAAATAAAGTTGGAGATAATTATGTTAGATACCAACGACAAAGGCACAAAATATAAATATACAATGCTAAAGGCAAATAACATTAATGTGGCTAGAAGCCATTGTGTAATTATTAAAAAGTTGAACTGGTACAATCGATAAAAAAACAGTCAAAGCTGCCCAAATTTGGATCGGAAAGAtttaagttcaaaattatagTGCAAAGACATAGGCTCCAAGGTGTCAGTATGAGCTTTGAGCTCTTCAAGCTTCCCCTCGACGGCCATAAGTTCTTCACCGACTACTAAGGCATCACTGGTGGTTTGCTCCATAGTGGCCTGAGCAGGCTTCAAGACTTCGTCGACAAAGAGGGCCTCCTCTTTAACAATCGATTCCAACTCATTATCTAAAGTGGCAATTTGACGCCGAAGGGCATTGATTTGTTGGCATAGTTCAGTGGCCCTTGCTTGTTTGGAAGCCAATTCCTTCTGCCGACCCACCACAGCCCTCAACATACTGGTGACTTCCGCATCGGCATGCATTACCAAATCCCATTTCTTCTTCACAGAGGCCTCAGTATCAGCAATCTGGCGCTCAGTGTTCCGCACGTTGTCAATGTGCCGCAACATAGGCACTAGGATTTGTTCTAGAGCCGCCATTGCACGTTTGGCGTAATCAGAGAGTTGAAGATCCTTTAGTTGTGCAAGTGCGCTCAGGATCTCTGGACCAACAGCAGGTTCATTCATGAGCACGGAGGGAAGGTCAGCATTTAAAGCGTGAACGCGGATCTTATCCATAAGAACTTTAGTCTTCGTCGCCTCAGGACCCACTTTACCAGAATGGAGGTTGTCAGAATCTGAGGAGACCTCACGAGATTTCACCAGATTGTGTAGCCTAGCAATTGCTTCCAAAGCAGAAGGCTTAATCGCCAGCCCCGGGAAGGTCGAAGGAGAATATGCTGACGGAGACGTAACCTGAGGAGAAGTAGTCAACAATGGCGTAGCCTGGGAGGACTGTTGTTTATTGGTGCCGACACCGACTGGCTCCCGTAAATCCTGCAAGGAAGCTGAGGAGAGACTCAagtcagaactagtcgaactggagTCCAGATGTGTTGCAGGGCTAGTGATTGAGTCAGAGTCATTGTCACTAAGTTGGTTGGTCAGCAGATGCAGAGTCTGCAGTTTTTAGAGGGAGTGCTGCAAATAAATGAAAGAAACGCAAGTGAGCGAGGAAGCCTAGTTGGAAAAGAGTGTTCAAATTTCCCAGAAAGCGTTACCAACTTGCGTGGTTTCGAACACGCTAACATATCGAGGATCGATATGGAGCGGCCCTGAGTAGTCAGACAGATAATACTTCGTGGGGACCACTCTGTCGGCCTTCTTTCTCTTAGAGGCATTTTGTACATATGAAATGGGACAGTAGAACCACACCGGAACCAAATGACTAAAGGCCAAAGCCAATGGACTAGACGACAGAGGAGGGAAC containing:
- the LOC127081678 gene encoding uncharacterized protein LOC127081678, which encodes MAQNYVDLASWRLYFDGSRHKHGAGIGGVIVSPNGIPAKFKYKIEGICTNNEPEYESLITGLELLLELGSRNVEIMGDSELVIKQAATNVNQETVIDFVQSYIICRFSIPETITTDQGSIFTSRKVQEFAKKPRNWHKTLDQALWACRTSPIEATGTTPFRLTYGHDAVLPVEIQVQAVRTQRQCEIPSEDYWSMMTDELVDVDEERMLAIDSLQRQKEKVARAYNKRVKGKVFVVDDLVWSVILPMDRNDKMLGKWSPNWEGPFKVVQAFSNNAYEVEELAPDRRILRVNGKYLKKYRPLLQEVRILAD